One Methanococcus aeolicus Nankai-3 DNA segment encodes these proteins:
- a CDS encoding DNA-directed RNA polymerase subunit K, whose product MKYTKFEKARLLGSRALQISDGAFATVESEEKSSGVIAMNEFKQGKLPLKVKKPLKEQDNI is encoded by the coding sequence ATGAAATATACAAAATTTGAAAAAGCAAGATTACTTGGTTCAAGAGCCCTACAAATATCTGATGGAGCATTCGCAACAGTAGAATCAGAAGAAAAATCATCAGGAGTAATTGCAATGAATGAATTTAAACAGGGAAAATTGCCTTTAAAGGTTAAAAAACCATTAAAAGAGCAAGACAATATATAA
- a CDS encoding DNA-directed RNA polymerase subunit N, whose translation MVMFPIRCFSCGGVISEVYGEYVSKLKEGADLSNALDELGIKKYCCRRMFISHSIDENGNELFDEVMKY comes from the coding sequence ATGGTAATGTTTCCAATAAGATGTTTTTCATGCGGAGGAGTAATCTCCGAAGTTTATGGGGAGTATGTATCTAAATTAAAAGAGGGGGCGGATTTATCCAACGCCTTAGATGAGTTAGGTATAAAAAAATACTGCTGTAGAAGAATGTTTATCTCTCATAGTATCGACGAAAATGGAAATGAATTATTTGACGAAGTTATGAAATATTAA
- a CDS encoding 30S ribosomal protein S9 gives MKVVHTVGKRKTAIARATAKEGKGRIRINKKPIEIVEPKYINAKLMEPIILAGDVVDGIDIDITVNGGGIVGQMDAARTALGKAIVEFTGDMELKDRFVHYDRTILISDARRTEPHKPSKSTKGPRAKRQKSYR, from the coding sequence GTGAAAGTAGTTCATACAGTAGGTAAAAGAAAAACAGCTATTGCAAGAGCAACAGCAAAAGAAGGAAAAGGAAGAATTAGGATCAACAAAAAGCCAATTGAAATAGTTGAGCCAAAATACATCAATGCAAAATTAATGGAACCAATTATATTGGCCGGAGATGTTGTTGATGGAATTGACATAGACATTACAGTAAATGGTGGGGGAATTGTTGGTCAAATGGATGCAGCAAGAACCGCATTAGGTAAGGCAATTGTAGAATTTACAGGAGACATGGAATTAAAGGACAGATTCGTACATTATGATAGAACTATCTTAATTAGTGACGCAAGAAGAACTGAACCCCACAAACCAAGTAAATCTACAAAAGGTCCAAGAGCAAAAAGACAAAAATCATACAGATAA
- a CDS encoding 50S ribosomal protein L13 produces the protein MTVVIDAENAVVGRLASRVAKLALMGEDVLVVNAEKAIMTGNKEFIFAKYTQLRNRKSISNPRDMGPKYPRRPDDIVRRIIRGMVPYKKPRGAEAFRKIKVMVGAPENTNPDIVLSDMPNTNKYITVGELSKHLGAKF, from the coding sequence ATGACAGTTGTTATCGATGCAGAAAATGCTGTTGTTGGAAGATTGGCATCACGAGTGGCAAAACTTGCACTAATGGGCGAGGATGTTTTAGTTGTGAATGCTGAGAAAGCAATAATGACAGGAAATAAAGAGTTTATATTTGCAAAATATACTCAACTAAGAAATAGAAAAAGTATCTCAAATCCAAGAGATATGGGTCCAAAATACCCAAGAAGACCTGATGACATAGTTAGAAGGATAATCAGAGGAATGGTTCCATACAAAAAGCCAAGAGGAGCAGAGGCATTTAGAAAAATTAAAGTTATGGTAGGAGCTCCTGAAAACACGAACCCAGATATTGTATTAAGCGACATGCCTAACACAAATAAATACATAACAGTAGGGGAACTCAGCAAACACTTGGGAGCTAAGTTCTAA
- a CDS encoding 50S ribosomal protein L18e encodes MRKLKSTNPQLVELVQDLKVESYKNDVKIWKDLAKRLSKPSRIISEVNVSRLNRYTEENHVVVVPGKVLGSGKLAHKITVAAFSFSEGAKKAVEEAGGRCITIKELINENPKGSLVKIMA; translated from the coding sequence ATGAGGAAATTAAAGTCAACCAATCCGCAACTTGTTGAATTGGTTCAAGACCTTAAAGTGGAGTCATATAAAAACGATGTGAAAATCTGGAAGGACCTTGCTAAAAGATTGTCAAAACCTTCAAGAATTATATCCGAAGTAAATGTTAGTAGATTAAACAGATACACGGAAGAAAATCATGTTGTTGTGGTTCCGGGGAAAGTTTTAGGGTCTGGAAAATTGGCACATAAAATAACAGTTGCAGCATTTTCATTTTCAGAAGGTGCTAAGAAGGCAGTAGAAGAAGCTGGCGGAAGATGTATTACAATTAAAGAATTAATCAATGAAAATCCAAAGGGTTCTTTGGTAAAAATAATGGCATAA
- a CDS encoding DNA-directed RNA polymerase subunit D has product MIKNIQKEKTKIGETLKFTIGGAPISFSSALRRIMVSSVPTYAIENVYFYENSSSMYDEILAHRLALIPITGKPVISDEVVRFSIMKEGPCTVYSADLESESDSMVAFDNIPIVKLKEGQKLELECEALVGVGKNHAKWQPCNASYKLIKDNEVEFSVESHGQMDSEDILISAIEVLKNKAEKFLYELESYEINKAE; this is encoded by the coding sequence TTGATTAAAAACATTCAAAAAGAAAAAACTAAAATTGGAGAAACCCTTAAATTTACTATCGGGGGAGCTCCCATTTCCTTTTCTAGTGCATTAAGAAGAATTATGGTTTCAAGTGTTCCTACTTATGCCATTGAAAATGTATATTTTTATGAGAATTCTTCCTCAATGTATGATGAAATATTAGCACATAGATTGGCATTAATACCCATAACTGGGAAGCCTGTTATTAGTGATGAAGTTGTGCGATTTTCAATTATGAAGGAAGGACCTTGCACAGTTTATTCTGCGGATTTAGAATCGGAATCCGATAGTATGGTTGCTTTTGATAATATTCCAATAGTAAAATTAAAAGAAGGACAAAAATTAGAATTGGAATGTGAGGCACTTGTAGGAGTGGGAAAAAATCATGCAAAATGGCAACCATGCAATGCAAGTTATAAATTGATAAAGGATAATGAAGTAGAATTTTCAGTGGAATCTCATGGGCAAATGGATTCTGAGGATATTTTAATATCTGCAATAGAGGTATTAAAAAATAAAGCTGAAAAATTCTTATATGAATTAGAAAGCTATGAAATAAATAAAGCTGAATAA
- a CDS encoding 30S ribosomal protein S11, translating to MSEKWGVIHIYASYNNTIIHVTDITGAETIAKISGGMIVKNQKDESSPYAAMQGAFKIADMIREKGIDKVHIKVRATGGSKSKNPGPGAQAAIRALARAGIKIGRIEDATPIPHDGTTPKKGNR from the coding sequence ATGAGTGAAAAATGGGGCGTAATTCATATTTATGCGTCATACAACAACACAATCATCCATGTCACTGACATAACTGGGGCAGAAACAATTGCTAAGATATCTGGTGGTATGATTGTGAAAAACCAGAAGGATGAATCTTCCCCTTATGCAGCTATGCAGGGAGCATTTAAAATAGCAGACATGATAAGAGAAAAAGGCATTGATAAAGTTCATATCAAGGTAAGGGCAACAGGCGGTAGTAAATCTAAAAATCCAGGTCCAGGAGCTCAGGCGGCTATTAGGGCATTAGCAAGAGCAGGAATTAAAATTGGAAGAATCGAAGACGCTACACCAATACCTCATGATGGAACAACACCTAAAAAAGGGAATAGATAA
- a CDS encoding 30S ribosomal protein S4, giving the protein MGDPRRLSKTYDTPNHPWIGERIKQERELSNKYGLSNKKEIWKMETRLRTFRRQARKLISDTSAQGEKEAVQLFGILNRYGILLKEDATLDDVLSLNLESILERRLQTLVFRKGLANTPKQARQFIVHGHIAVNGKKINAPSYLVPLVEEDAISYMPNSPMASESHPERTDSVKDAE; this is encoded by the coding sequence ATGGGAGACCCAAGAAGGTTAAGCAAAACATACGACACACCTAACCACCCATGGATTGGAGAGAGAATCAAACAAGAAAGGGAACTCTCCAATAAATATGGTTTGTCAAACAAAAAAGAAATCTGGAAAATGGAAACAAGATTGAGAACATTCAGAAGACAGGCAAGAAAGTTAATCAGCGATACCTCTGCTCAAGGGGAAAAAGAAGCTGTTCAATTATTCGGTATCTTAAATAGATACGGTATCTTATTAAAAGAAGATGCTACGCTGGATGATGTTTTGTCTTTGAATTTAGAAAGTATCTTGGAAAGAAGATTGCAAACATTGGTATTTAGGAAGGGATTGGCCAATACACCAAAACAGGCAAGACAATTTATTGTTCATGGCCACATCGCAGTAAATGGAAAGAAAATAAATGCTCCAAGTTATCTTGTTCCTTTGGTTGAGGAAGATGCTATATCTTATATGCCAAATTCCCCAATGGCATCTGAAAGTCATCCAGAAAGAACAGATTCAGTAAAGGACGCGGAATAA
- a CDS encoding 30S ribosomal protein S13, producing MTQPEFRHRIRVSRTDITGEFPLEYALQDIKGIGKAMAKAILRITKLDGKQQAGLMSDEDVKKIEDILNEPAKHGIPSWMFNRKNDVYSGLNKHLIESDLTMAVQEDIATMKKIRCYRGIRHELGLPCRGQRTRGSFRKGSLVGVKRRK from the coding sequence CACAGAATTAGAGTATCAAGAACAGACATAACTGGTGAGTTTCCATTAGAATATGCTTTACAAGATATTAAAGGTATCGGTAAAGCTATGGCTAAAGCAATATTGAGAATAACAAAATTGGACGGAAAACAACAAGCCGGACTTATGTCAGATGAAGATGTTAAAAAAATAGAAGATATTTTAAATGAACCTGCAAAACACGGAATCCCATCATGGATGTTCAACAGAAAGAACGATGTATATTCGGGATTAAATAAACACTTAATCGAATCAGATTTAACAATGGCTGTTCAAGAAGACATTGCTACAATGAAAAAGATAAGATGTTATAGAGGAATTAGGCATGAATTAGGATTGCCATGTAGAGGACAAAGAACAAGAGGTTCATTTAGGAAAGGTTCTCTTGTAGGTGTTAAGAGAAGAAAATAA